One genomic window of Cannabis sativa cultivar Pink pepper isolate KNU-18-1 chromosome 2, ASM2916894v1, whole genome shotgun sequence includes the following:
- the LOC133034138 gene encoding uncharacterized protein LOC133034138 → MGEVRTKDRLKAMGMEIAEHCEMCEIHPKNADHLFFTCRFTTACLQGIKTWLSWNIAAGSLYALTRWIGRSKVSKFKKNVLAASISCLVYAIWRAQNLSLWEKSKSDVEKIIAGVKQEVKYRINVVWCRGH, encoded by the coding sequence ATGGGGGAGGTTAGAACCAAAGACAGATTGAAAGCAATGGGAATGGAAATAGCAGAACATTGCGAAATGTGTGAGATTCATCCTAAAAATGCAGACCATCTGTTCTTTACTTGCAGGTTCACAACAGCCTGCTTACAAGGAATAAAAACTTGGCTGTCTTGGAATATAGCAGCAGGTTCTTTGTATGCTTTGACCAGGTGGATTGGGAGATCAAAGGTCAGCAAGTTCAAGAAAAATGTTCTTGCTGCTTCTATAAGTTGCCTGGTGTATGCAATATGGAGAGCTCAGAACCTAAGCTTGTGGGAAAAATCAAAATCGGATGTAGAGAAGATAATAGCAGGAGTGAAACAAGAAGTCAAATATAGAATCAATGTAGTGTGGTGTAGAGGACACTGA